One Bacteroidota bacterium genomic window carries:
- a CDS encoding DUF2141 domain-containing protein, producing MFINILIGILSMMPANEKKGKLVIEVSGVKEVRGDVQIGIYNKADGFSEKNTVYMGKIVSVSGTTVTVEIPDLPHGTYAISAFHDENRNGQLDKGMFGVPTEVYGFSNNARGTFGPPSFDDAKFQFNSSVSKVSLRLK from the coding sequence ATGTTTATAAACATACTTATAGGAATACTTAGCATGATGCCTGCCAACGAAAAAAAAGGCAAATTGGTGATTGAAGTTAGCGGCGTAAAAGAAGTGCGCGGCGACGTGCAAATTGGTATCTATAACAAGGCAGACGGTTTTAGCGAAAAGAATACCGTTTACATGGGTAAAATAGTATCCGTGAGCGGTACTACTGTAACTGTCGAAATTCCGGATTTACCGCACGGAACGTATGCCATATCCGCCTTTCATGATGAGAACCGCAACGGCCAATTAGACAAAGGAATGTTTGGCGTACCTACCGAGGTGTACGGTTTTTCTAACAATGCTCGAGGTACGTTCGGGCCGCCTTCATTTGACGATGCAAAGTTTCAATTCAACTCATCGGTGAGCAAGGTTTCACTTCGATTAAAGTAA
- a CDS encoding pyridoxal phosphate-dependent aminotransferase yields MTLQIADRVNSFAESQTLGMAKLGRELASKGHKVINLSLGEPDFDTPLHIKEAAIQAIHDNYTHYTPVAGFIDLREAVCSKFSRENNLTFTPDQVVVSTGAKQSLMNVVLSIVNPGDEVVIPAPFWVSYASMVEFAGGKPVLIYAGIEQDFKVTAEQIEAHITPKTKLMMFSSPCNPSGSVYNRAEMEAIAAMLDKYPQVYVVSDEIYEHINYVGKHESLASFENLSNRAIVVNGVSKAFAMTGWRIGYIGAPKPIAAACEKLQGQFTSGTNSIAQRAAIAALSQSIEPTRQMCNTFHQRRNLVLELMKNIPGFKCNVPDGAFYVFPEVSDYFGTKYENTNIQTATDLSLFILEHAHVTTVTGEAFGSNNNLRLSYAAGEADLKEAFTKIEQALAKLK; encoded by the coding sequence ATGACATTACAAATAGCCGACAGGGTTAATTCATTTGCCGAATCGCAAACGCTGGGCATGGCCAAACTTGGCCGCGAGTTGGCCTCCAAAGGCCATAAGGTAATTAACCTTAGTTTGGGTGAGCCTGATTTTGACACTCCCCTACATATTAAAGAAGCTGCAATACAAGCCATTCACGATAATTATACGCACTACACCCCCGTGGCAGGTTTTATCGACCTCCGTGAGGCGGTGTGTTCCAAGTTCAGCCGCGAGAATAATTTAACCTTTACCCCCGACCAAGTAGTTGTTTCTACCGGGGCTAAACAATCGCTGATGAACGTGGTGCTATCCATCGTTAATCCCGGCGACGAAGTAGTAATCCCTGCCCCTTTTTGGGTGAGTTATGCATCAATGGTTGAGTTTGCCGGCGGCAAACCAGTATTGATTTATGCAGGCATAGAACAAGATTTTAAGGTAACAGCTGAGCAAATTGAAGCCCACATTACCCCAAAAACAAAACTGATGATGTTTTCATCGCCCTGTAATCCAAGCGGTAGCGTATATAACCGTGCCGAGATGGAAGCCATTGCTGCCATGCTGGATAAATATCCGCAGGTGTATGTGGTGAGCGATGAAATTTACGAACACATAAACTACGTTGGCAAACACGAAAGCCTTGCAAGTTTTGAGAACCTTAGCAACCGTGCTATTGTGGTAAACGGCGTATCAAAAGCGTTTGCCATGACAGGCTGGCGTATTGGTTACATTGGGGCACCAAAACCCATTGCAGCCGCCTGTGAGAAATTACAAGGGCAGTTTACATCGGGTACCAACTCAATTGCGCAACGCGCGGCAATCGCTGCTCTTTCGCAATCTATTGAGCCTACCCGCCAAATGTGCAACACGTTTCATCAACGCCGTAACCTGGTACTTGAGTTGATGAAAAACATACCGGGCTTTAAATGCAATGTGCCCGACGGCGCATTTTACGTATTTCCCGAAGTGAGCGATTATTTCGGTACGAAGTATGAAAACACTAACATACAAACTGCTACCGATTTAAGTTTGTTTATCCTTGAGCATGCGCACGTAACCACTGTTACAGGCGAAGCTTTTGGCAGCAATAATAACCTTCGCCTTTCGTATGCGGCAGGCGAAGCTGATTTAAAAGAAGCATTTACCAAAATTGAACAAGCACTGGCTAAATTGAAATGA
- a CDS encoding anti-sigma factor, translated as MFTAVDITEIINSGLLELYVLGLTNAEETKQVDEWRAQYTEVNAEIATIEGIVQSYVQQYDKTPPADLKEKILARLSEEKGINIPRRATIQSRWTQYGMVASIALLVGSVVLNVVYYGRWQDSQRQVARLESEKQELFAQNQSQSTALSSAEGELGVLKSPTLKMVTLASVKPNVPAQVTVYWDTAKNNVFVNINNLPPAPADKQYQLWALVDGVPVDAGVMELNITALQQLKQINKAQAFAITLEKRGGAVSPTLEEMIVLGTVKV; from the coding sequence ATTTTTACTGCTGTGGACATTACTGAAATCATAAATAGCGGATTACTTGAACTGTATGTATTGGGGCTTACCAATGCAGAAGAAACCAAGCAGGTAGATGAATGGCGCGCCCAGTACACTGAAGTGAATGCTGAAATTGCTACCATTGAAGGAATTGTGCAAAGCTATGTGCAGCAGTACGATAAAACCCCTCCTGCCGATTTAAAAGAAAAAATACTTGCCCGCTTATCAGAAGAAAAAGGAATCAATATTCCCCGCAGGGCTACTATACAAAGCCGTTGGACACAATACGGCATGGTGGCCTCAATAGCTTTGCTAGTTGGTAGTGTGGTGCTAAATGTGGTGTATTACGGCCGTTGGCAAGATAGCCAACGACAAGTGGCAAGACTTGAAAGCGAAAAACAAGAATTGTTTGCCCAAAACCAAAGCCAAAGCACAGCCCTTAGCTCTGCTGAAGGTGAATTGGGAGTTTTGAAAAGCCCTACCCTTAAAATGGTAACGTTGGCAAGCGTAAAACCCAATGTGCCTGCACAAGTTACCGTGTATTGGGATACTGCTAAAAACAATGTATTTGTAAACATTAATAACCTACCCCCTGCCCCTGCCGATAAGCAATACCAGTTGTGGGCGTTGGTGGACGGTGTGCCTGTAGATGCCGGTGTAATGGAACTGAACATTACAGCCCTGCAACAATTGAAGCAAATAAACAAAGCGCAGGCTTTTGCCATTACGCTTGAAAAACGTGGTGGAGCGGTGAGCCCAACACTTGAAGAAATGATTGTACTGGGAACAGTTAAAGTATAA
- a CDS encoding DUF4157 domain-containing protein, giving the protein MSVALAYSPKPEKPSTRLQAKLRVGGVNDREEKEADAVADKVMRMPMCGNPKASTISMMPAISRKCTDCEKEEKVNRKEEEEKVSRKEQEEEVQRKEEEKEPIQRKASVATKDEQPGTEELKIQTKGAALPNGGFASSKLSSSIQSTRGGGSPLPRSISSEMGSKIGADFSNVKVHTGSYAQNFNKGLGARAFTVGKDIYFNSGEYNPHSNNGKSLLAHELTHTVQQGAVARRETNNAAPATQEKEPVVQRGVGDWLADQAWSIAESVASPEFVQMLREINDKGIFGFLREKLTGALSSIFNTFPNVGEAVTFLRTAFITMYQAVQPIITALANGDCAPLFAALNQLKTYLTTLATTAWDKLVEFVRPIGDFFSGLWASYGAPVMDWLRNTAGEVWTWLQNLGTRIWNWTQPIRDYGAAAWNWVKEKLGIGTNEAGEANENGVVQWLGNKVGEVWTGIKDTLRPVIEPVQQVAQKVLDILPLRAITNLSETIQGWMANVNSMATAMGDNGAEVAAQQATLRDTILPAVIQTVDTFKTRLNEAGAWLSETVGGFATRIVSFIDGLSTNTWLSFASSLLSWLRDSVNNLTDWVQNTVINLFDSIGRGLQYLVSFIQPILNMLQRLVDTVTNLMGRLGDFVLGPLKLIPACIVNPIKTFVIEQILARIPLFQQLLQVRDAWTRLQTVAMTILYQVFVDGNIAGAIWTFFCEMCRILGIPPDLIVDLLRNASQAIMDILRNPVQFFLNLLEGLKQGFIRFFDNILTHLVGGVADWLFGQMEGMGITRPADLSFSSIFTFILQILGLSVDHIFELLARRIGPERAAQLRRALEVATGVWQFIRDVVERGPAAIWERISQFLDNLWSGVIDAVVSFISTRIIARATQWLLSLLDITGIMPVINSIIAIYNAIQSFVEYFVPMLRIVNSYFQMLGNIAQGNLGPAAEFLEGILARSIPIIIGFLANQFGFNRIGEHIRGAITNVRLRIDNAILRVIDGAIRVGGAILNGLRRGVAAVRDWWRARKEFREGGERHSLYFQGSGPGAQLILASEPQHIGGWITRRQNELQTAGQLDDAKRAALRTMRTLSEEMRAITNRASTDPNPRTAEQIMNDMADQIVIIGVSASAATHLVPRMAFSAGFNNTPARSSRNVRFLYRDHNNHEEGGEPNPSRNLTAAFAKLRPLGLASGSTRWVRAHLLNGNLGGKPTDSNLVPMPGSDNTSMESGFEEGMKRAYDADPKKVLWQDIDITPDTDPDFISAVTFKWGYMDWNASTSRWEKNNSSQGDYTVSNIGLPAPVGPGPLSISGLRSSGAINDLQIRAFSIQTTLFRNVAMGILMAPAGTPLANETDLLNFVNSNWATDTPGRRNNYRKNIQDAQAAGKIVY; this is encoded by the coding sequence ATGTCAGTCGCATTAGCATATAGCCCCAAGCCCGAAAAGCCTTCAACCCGTTTGCAGGCAAAACTTCGTGTGGGCGGTGTAAACGACCGCGAAGAAAAAGAAGCGGACGCCGTTGCCGATAAGGTGATGCGGATGCCCATGTGCGGCAACCCCAAGGCAAGCACCATCAGCATGATGCCCGCCATCAGCCGCAAATGCACTGATTGTGAAAAAGAAGAAAAAGTAAACCGCAAGGAAGAGGAAGAAAAAGTTAGCAGGAAAGAACAAGAAGAGGAAGTACAACGCAAAGAAGAAGAGAAAGAACCCATACAGCGCAAAGCATCAGTCGCTACCAAAGATGAGCAACCCGGCACCGAAGAGCTGAAAATACAAACCAAAGGTGCAGCCTTACCCAACGGAGGTTTTGCCTCTTCAAAACTATCGTCATCCATCCAAAGTACAAGGGGCGGAGGCTCTCCCCTACCGCGCAGTATTAGCAGTGAAATGGGCTCAAAAATCGGAGCCGATTTCAGTAATGTAAAAGTGCATACCGGCTCTTATGCTCAAAACTTTAACAAAGGTTTAGGTGCAAGAGCATTTACTGTAGGTAAAGACATTTATTTCAATTCAGGCGAGTATAATCCGCATTCAAACAACGGAAAATCGTTGCTTGCGCACGAGTTGACGCACACGGTGCAGCAAGGAGCAGTAGCAAGAAGAGAAACCAACAACGCTGCGCCCGCCACACAGGAAAAAGAACCTGTGGTGCAACGCGGCGTAGGCGATTGGCTTGCCGACCAAGCATGGAGCATTGCCGAGAGTGTTGCCTCGCCTGAGTTTGTGCAAATGCTGCGCGAAATAAACGACAAGGGCATTTTTGGCTTTTTGCGTGAAAAACTTACGGGTGCGCTCAGCAGTATATTTAATACATTCCCCAATGTGGGCGAAGCGGTAACCTTTTTACGCACCGCATTTATCACCATGTACCAAGCGGTACAACCTATTATAACAGCACTTGCCAATGGAGATTGCGCCCCCTTGTTTGCAGCCCTTAACCAACTGAAAACCTACCTAACCACGCTGGCCACTACTGCGTGGGATAAACTGGTAGAGTTTGTACGCCCTATTGGCGACTTTTTCAGTGGTTTGTGGGCTTCGTACGGTGCGCCAGTAATGGATTGGCTGCGAAATACGGCGGGCGAAGTATGGACATGGTTGCAAAACCTTGGTACACGAATATGGAATTGGACACAGCCTATACGTGATTACGGAGCCGCTGCTTGGAACTGGGTGAAAGAGAAACTGGGCATTGGTACTAACGAAGCCGGAGAAGCTAATGAAAACGGAGTAGTTCAATGGCTGGGCAATAAGGTAGGCGAAGTATGGACAGGTATAAAAGATACCCTGCGCCCTGTAATTGAGCCGGTGCAACAAGTGGCGCAAAAGGTACTGGATATTTTACCCCTTAGGGCTATTACCAACCTTAGCGAAACCATACAAGGCTGGATGGCTAATGTAAACAGCATGGCTACCGCCATGGGTGATAACGGTGCCGAAGTAGCCGCCCAACAAGCTACCCTCAGGGATACTATACTGCCTGCGGTTATACAAACTGTAGATACCTTTAAAACAAGACTTAACGAAGCTGGTGCTTGGCTATCAGAAACGGTGGGGGGATTTGCTACCCGTATCGTATCGTTTATCGACGGACTAAGCACCAATACTTGGCTGAGTTTTGCATCATCGCTGCTGAGTTGGTTGCGAGACTCGGTAAACAATCTTACCGATTGGGTGCAAAATACGGTTATCAACCTGTTTGATAGTATAGGAAGAGGCTTGCAATACTTGGTAAGCTTTATACAACCCATACTAAACATGTTGCAGCGGTTAGTAGATACCGTCACCAATCTGATGGGCCGTTTGGGCGATTTTGTTTTAGGGCCGTTGAAGTTGATTCCTGCTTGCATTGTTAACCCTATAAAAACATTCGTAATTGAGCAAATACTGGCGCGCATACCTTTATTCCAACAGCTATTGCAGGTGCGCGACGCTTGGACAAGACTGCAAACCGTGGCAATGACCATTTTGTACCAAGTATTTGTAGATGGAAATATAGCAGGGGCTATATGGACGTTCTTCTGTGAAATGTGCCGCATTTTAGGCATCCCGCCTGATTTGATTGTGGATTTACTACGCAATGCCTCACAAGCCATTATGGATATTTTGCGCAACCCTGTGCAATTCTTCCTCAACCTGTTAGAAGGCTTGAAACAAGGCTTTATCCGTTTCTTTGATAATATACTTACCCACCTTGTAGGAGGTGTAGCCGACTGGCTGTTCGGTCAGATGGAAGGCATGGGTATCACCCGTCCTGCTGATTTAAGCTTCTCGTCAATTTTCACTTTTATACTTCAGATACTAGGCTTGAGTGTCGACCATATTTTTGAGTTACTTGCCCGCCGCATAGGCCCTGAACGCGCTGCCCAATTGCGCCGTGCATTAGAAGTAGCCACAGGAGTTTGGCAGTTTATCCGCGATGTGGTAGAGCGTGGCCCTGCCGCAATTTGGGAACGTATCAGCCAGTTCTTGGATAATCTTTGGAGCGGAGTGATTGATGCAGTGGTAAGCTTTATCAGTACCCGTATTATTGCGCGCGCTACCCAATGGCTACTCAGCTTGCTTGACATTACAGGTATAATGCCTGTTATCAATAGTATCATCGCTATTTATAATGCCATACAAAGCTTTGTTGAGTACTTTGTGCCCATGCTGCGCATAGTGAACAGCTATTTCCAAATGCTGGGCAATATTGCACAGGGGAACTTAGGCCCTGCCGCTGAGTTCTTAGAAGGTATTTTAGCCCGAAGCATACCTATTATCATCGGCTTCCTTGCTAATCAGTTCGGCTTTAACCGCATTGGCGAACACATTCGCGGAGCCATCACTAACGTACGCCTACGAATAGATAATGCCATACTACGAGTTATAGACGGAGCTATACGGGTGGGGGGTGCCATCTTGAACGGACTGAGAAGAGGGGTTGCAGCAGTAAGAGATTGGTGGAGGGCAAGAAAAGAGTTTAGAGAAGGTGGGGAACGGCATTCATTGTACTTCCAAGGTTCGGGACCGGGCGCACAACTTATATTGGCCAGTGAACCTCAGCATATTGGCGGATGGATAACAAGACGGCAAAACGAACTTCAAACTGCAGGACAATTAGACGATGCCAAACGTGCTGCTTTGCGAACAATGAGAACATTATCTGAAGAGATGCGCGCCATTACTAACAGAGCAAGCACCGACCCTAATCCAAGAACTGCGGAACAAATAATGAACGACATGGCGGATCAGATTGTAATTATTGGCGTTTCAGCCTCAGCAGCTACACATCTGGTACCCCGCATGGCATTCTCCGCAGGGTTTAATAACACCCCGGCACGTAGTAGCAGAAATGTGAGGTTTTTATATCGCGATCACAATAATCACGAAGAAGGGGGCGAACCTAATCCAAGTAGAAATCTTACCGCAGCGTTTGCCAAACTAAGACCGTTGGGATTGGCAAGCGGAAGCACCAGGTGGGTTCGTGCACACCTATTAAATGGAAATTTAGGCGGAAAACCTACTGATTCTAACCTTGTACCGATGCCTGGAAGTGATAATACAAGTATGGAGTCAGGGTTTGAAGAGGGAATGAAGCGAGCTTATGATGCCGACCCTAAAAAAGTATTATGGCAGGACATTGACATTACCCCTGATACTGACCCTGATTTTATTAGTGCGGTTACTTTTAAATGGGGGTATATGGACTGGAATGCATCTACAAGCAGGTGGGAAAAGAATAATTCTTCTCAGGGTGATTATACTGTTTCAAATATCGGACTTCCTGCTCCGGTTGGCCCCGGCCCACTATCCATAAGTGGCTTAAGGAGTTCAGGGGCAATCAACGACTTACAAATAAGGGCATTTTCAATTCAAACTACACTCTTTAGAAATGTTGCTATGGGAATACTTATGGCACCTGCAGGTACGCCACTTGCAAATGAAACCGACCTGTTAAACTTTGTAAACTCAAACTGGGCTACCGATACGCCAGGCAGAAGAAATAATTACAGAAAAAACATTCAAGATGCTCAGGCCGCTGGTAAGATAGTTTATTAA
- a CDS encoding sigma-70 family RNA polymerase sigma factor produces the protein MAKRNLTYPTEQLLVEAMQLGKQDAYSQLYDQYSNTLYGVVCKVIKNDEFAADVLQDSFVKVWKNISGYNPQKSSLFTWLLNITRNTAIDFIRSKNYRAGQENQSLDDSVSILENKEADSINVNTIGIKEKALAIDEKYSVLIEKLYFEGYTQEEVSKELGIPLGTVKTRVRAAMIELKRILKFLLLWTLLKS, from the coding sequence TTGGCAAAGAGAAACCTGACATACCCTACTGAACAATTGCTGGTAGAAGCTATGCAGCTTGGTAAACAAGATGCGTATTCGCAGCTATACGACCAATATAGCAATACTTTATACGGTGTTGTGTGCAAGGTGATAAAAAACGATGAATTTGCCGCAGATGTGCTGCAAGACAGTTTTGTAAAAGTTTGGAAAAATATAAGCGGGTACAATCCCCAAAAATCCTCACTGTTTACTTGGCTACTAAACATTACCCGCAATACGGCTATTGATTTTATACGGTCGAAAAACTACAGAGCAGGACAAGAAAACCAAAGCCTTGATGATTCCGTAAGTATTCTTGAAAATAAAGAAGCTGATTCTATTAATGTTAATACGATAGGCATAAAAGAAAAAGCCCTTGCTATTGACGAAAAGTACAGCGTTTTGATTGAGAAACTTTATTTTGAAGGGTACACACAAGAAGAGGTTTCAAAAGAGCTTGGCATACCGCTTGGCACAGTAAAAACCCGTGTGCGTGCCGCAATGATTGAACTAAAACGGATTTTAAAATTTTTACTGCTGTGGACATTACTGAAATCATAA